A region of Rhinoraja longicauda isolate Sanriku21f chromosome 1, sRhiLon1.1, whole genome shotgun sequence DNA encodes the following proteins:
- the skp1 gene encoding S-phase kinase-associated protein 1 → MPAIKLQSSDGEIFEVDVEIAKQSITIKTMLEDLGMDDGDDDPVPLPNVNAAILKKVIQWCTHHRDDPPPPEDDENKEKRTDDIPVWDQEFLKVDQGTLFELILAANYLDIKGLLDVTCKTVANMIKGKTPEEIRKTFNIKNDFTEEEEAQVRKENQWCEEK, encoded by the exons ATGCCAGCCATTAAACTGCAGAGTTCAGATGGAGAGATCTTTGAGGTTGACGTAGAAATAGCAAAACAATCCATCACTATCAAGACTATGTTGGAAG ATCTAGGAATGGATGATGGTGACGATGATCCAGTTCCATTACCAAATGTGAATGCTGCTATTCTGAAAAAG GTTATCCAGTGGTGCACACATCACCGGGATGATCCTCCACCACCAGAAGATGATGAAAACAAAGAGAAAAGAACTGATGACATTCCTGTGTGGGATCAAGAGTTTCTGAAAGTTGACCAGGGCACTCTCTTTGAATTAATTCTG gcGGCAAACTACCTTGATATCAAAGGGCTATTAGATGTAACTTGCAAAACAGTGGCCAACATGATTAAAGGAAAAACACCGGAAGAAATTCGCAAAACTTTCAATATTAAGAACGATTTTACTGAGGAAGAGGAAGCACAG GTACGGAAGGAGAACCAATGGTGCGAAGAGAAGTGA